From the genome of Geothrix sp. 21YS21S-4, one region includes:
- a CDS encoding MFS transporter, which translates to MTATRRLLLLLTGINLVNYLDRYVVAAVLEPLGRELRLSDAELGRLTFVFIAVYMCAAPLFGYLADRFHRPRLVAGGVVLWSLATVGAAFVHNYPALLVTRALVGVGEAAYASLGPAMLADGFPESARAKSFTWFYLAIPVGSAFGYGLGGLVAGAWGWRASFLVAGLPGLALALWMAFQPDPVRGGMDAVPDQEAAAPYLQRLRHLFLNRVWLACTASYIAYTFAMGALSTWAPTLLQRRFGVSTASAGMVFGGLAVVTGILGTLLGGWLTDRWQRRWPDAGAWLSSATLLAAAPAVAWGLKSPALGAVYALFFVGMFLLFVNTSPVNALTVSSLPAGIRATGVAVNVLLIHLLGDAISPELVGRRADALHAAGMAGGDALARALTWVLPAIVLSGAALWWARRGPSRA; encoded by the coding sequence ATGACCGCGACGCGACGGCTCCTCCTGCTGCTCACCGGGATCAACCTGGTGAACTACCTGGATCGCTACGTCGTGGCGGCGGTCCTGGAGCCCCTGGGCCGGGAGCTGCGGTTGTCGGACGCCGAACTGGGGCGGCTGACCTTCGTCTTCATCGCGGTCTACATGTGCGCCGCGCCCCTGTTCGGCTACCTGGCCGACCGCTTCCACCGCCCCCGGCTCGTCGCCGGGGGCGTCGTGTTGTGGAGCCTCGCCACGGTGGGCGCCGCCTTTGTCCATAACTATCCGGCCCTGCTCGTCACCCGAGCGCTGGTGGGCGTGGGCGAAGCGGCCTACGCCAGCCTCGGCCCCGCCATGCTGGCGGACGGGTTTCCTGAATCGGCGCGCGCGAAGAGTTTCACGTGGTTCTACCTGGCCATTCCGGTGGGCAGCGCCTTCGGCTACGGGCTGGGCGGACTCGTGGCCGGCGCCTGGGGATGGCGGGCCTCCTTCCTGGTGGCGGGGCTTCCGGGGCTGGCTCTTGCTCTGTGGATGGCGTTCCAGCCCGATCCTGTGCGCGGCGGGATGGATGCCGTGCCGGATCAGGAGGCTGCGGCCCCCTACCTGCAGCGGCTGAGGCACCTGTTCCTCAATCGGGTGTGGCTCGCCTGCACGGCCAGCTACATCGCCTACACCTTCGCCATGGGTGCGCTCAGCACCTGGGCTCCCACCCTTCTCCAGCGCCGGTTCGGGGTTTCCACCGCCAGCGCGGGGATGGTGTTCGGGGGCCTGGCCGTGGTGACGGGCATCCTGGGCACCCTGCTCGGCGGCTGGCTCACCGATCGCTGGCAGCGGCGATGGCCGGATGCCGGGGCCTGGCTCTCCAGCGCGACGCTTCTGGCCGCGGCTCCCGCCGTGGCGTGGGGGCTGAAGAGCCCGGCTCTCGGCGCCGTCTACGCCCTGTTCTTCGTGGGCATGTTCCTGCTGTTCGTCAACACCAGTCCCGTGAACGCCCTCACGGTCAGCAGCCTGCCCGCGGGCATCCGCGCCACGGGTGTGGCCGTGAACGTCCTGCTGATCCACCTCCTGGGGGATGCCATCAGCCCCGAGCTGGTGGGCCGCCGGGCCGATGCTCTCCACGCGGCAGGGATGGCGGGAGGCGACGCCCTGGCCCGCGCCCTGACCTGGGTGCTCCCGGCCATCGTGCTCAGCGGCGCGGCCCTGTGGTGGGCCCGGCGAGGCCCTTCCCGGGCCTGA
- a CDS encoding OmpH family outer membrane protein produces MRLFAPTMAALCLSSALAVPAAAQEAPRFAFFSINQLVRISKKAGAIFSELEVTGKNLQEKLQAKGQELQTLQQQLNSPSLDPDKKEALAKRFRDLEFEAKKMQEDSQQEYQRVEKKVGEAITKLAGPIVEQLAKEQKLQLVLSDQAVQVLSWGDPEWMKTFTTEVATRLDASETGAAAKPAAPKPAAPKPAAPPKK; encoded by the coding sequence ATGCGCCTGTTCGCCCCTACGATGGCCGCCCTCTGCCTGTCCTCCGCCCTCGCCGTGCCCGCGGCGGCGCAGGAGGCGCCCCGCTTTGCCTTCTTCAGCATCAACCAGCTGGTGCGGATCTCCAAAAAGGCCGGCGCCATTTTCTCTGAACTGGAAGTCACCGGAAAGAATCTGCAGGAGAAGCTCCAGGCCAAGGGCCAGGAACTGCAGACCCTCCAGCAGCAGCTGAATTCCCCCAGCCTCGACCCCGACAAGAAGGAGGCCCTGGCCAAGCGCTTCCGCGACCTGGAATTCGAGGCGAAGAAGATGCAGGAGGACAGCCAGCAGGAGTACCAGCGCGTGGAGAAGAAGGTGGGTGAGGCCATCACCAAGCTGGCGGGCCCCATCGTCGAGCAGCTGGCCAAGGAGCAGAAGCTCCAGCTCGTGCTGTCCGACCAGGCGGTCCAGGTCCTTTCCTGGGGCGACCCCGAGTGGATGAAGACTTTCACCACGGAAGTGGCCACCCGCCTCGACGCCAGCGAGACGGGCGCCGCGGCCAAGCCGGCAGCCCCCAAGCCCGCCGCGCCGAAGCCGGCCGCGCCTCCCAAGAAGTAG
- the metK gene encoding methionine adenosyltransferase, with product MATQGRHLFTSESVTEGHPDKMADQISDAVLDAALKDDPRSRVACETLLTTGLVLVAGEITTETYIPVASLVREVVKDIGYDHHIKGFDYNTCAVMVTIDQQSPDIAMGVDTGGAGDQGLMFGYACRETPELMPAPVHFSHLLTRKLAGVRKSGQLPWLRPDGKSQVTVEFEGDQVRRIHTVVISTQHDEHLTQNAIRDAVLEEVIKAALPAELLDDRTVYHVNPTGRFVVGGPMGDTGLTGRKIIVDTYGGSGHHGGGAFSGKDPSKVDRSAAYMGRYIAKNIVAAGLADRCEIQLAYAIGVAEPVSIAVDTFGTGQVSDEAIVRAVREVFSCTPKAMIEALDLRRPIYRATAAYGHFGRPEFSWENTDKVDALRAGAK from the coding sequence ATGGCCACCCAGGGGCGTCACCTGTTCACTTCCGAGAGCGTCACTGAAGGCCACCCGGACAAGATGGCGGACCAGATCTCCGACGCGGTCCTCGACGCGGCCCTCAAGGACGATCCCCGCAGCCGCGTGGCCTGCGAGACCCTCCTGACCACGGGCCTGGTGCTGGTGGCGGGCGAGATCACCACCGAGACCTACATCCCCGTGGCCTCGCTGGTCCGGGAGGTGGTGAAGGACATCGGCTACGACCACCACATCAAGGGCTTCGACTACAACACCTGCGCGGTGATGGTGACCATCGACCAGCAGAGCCCCGACATCGCCATGGGCGTGGACACCGGCGGCGCCGGCGACCAGGGCCTGATGTTCGGCTACGCCTGCCGCGAGACGCCGGAACTGATGCCCGCGCCGGTCCACTTCAGCCACCTGCTCACCCGCAAGCTCGCCGGCGTCCGCAAGAGCGGCCAGCTTCCCTGGCTGCGCCCCGACGGCAAGTCCCAGGTGACGGTGGAATTCGAGGGCGACCAGGTGCGGCGCATCCACACGGTGGTCATCTCCACCCAGCACGACGAGCACCTCACCCAGAACGCCATCCGCGACGCCGTGCTCGAAGAGGTCATCAAGGCGGCGCTGCCCGCGGAGCTGCTGGACGACCGCACGGTCTACCATGTGAATCCCACCGGCCGGTTCGTGGTGGGCGGTCCCATGGGCGACACGGGTCTGACGGGCCGCAAGATCATCGTCGACACCTACGGTGGCAGCGGCCACCACGGCGGCGGCGCCTTCTCCGGCAAGGATCCCAGCAAGGTGGACCGCAGCGCCGCCTACATGGGCCGCTACATCGCCAAGAACATCGTGGCCGCGGGCCTCGCTGACCGCTGCGAGATCCAGCTGGCCTACGCGATCGGGGTGGCCGAGCCCGTCTCCATCGCCGTGGACACCTTCGGCACCGGCCAGGTTTCCGACGAGGCCATCGTCCGCGCGGTCCGCGAGGTGTTCAGCTGCACGCCCAAGGCCATGATCGAGGCTCTGGACCTGCGCCGGCCCATCTACCGCGCCACCGCCGCCTACGGCCACTTCGGCCGGCCCGAGTTCAGCTGGGAGAACACGGACAAAGTGGACGCCCTGCGCGCCGGAGCGAAGTAG